In Arcobacter ellisii, a genomic segment contains:
- a CDS encoding helix-turn-helix domain-containing protein has product MQITYNEIAELIGRTEANMKYMKKHNPEQLELLKIGGLCKKYNISLKDLEAIIKLKEDIKK; this is encoded by the coding sequence ATGCAAATAACATATAATGAAATAGCCGAATTAATCGGAAGAACTGAAGCAAATATGAAATATATGAAAAAACACAACCCCGAACAATTGGAACTATTAAAAATAGGGGGATTGTGCAAAAAATATAACATTAGTTTAAAAGACCTTGAAGCGATTATCAAATTAAAAGAAGATATTAAAAAATAA
- a CDS encoding TonB C-terminal domain-containing protein: MIKKILVSFLMLFSLISANDDFIDSYYSSIGERLSEWIPVGENEKATLNIFIDENGAFDYEFIKKANSEEFNNSLKNFLEKQKKIKYPVYKNKKIKIKTDFESEKK, translated from the coding sequence ATGATTAAAAAAATATTAGTTAGTTTTTTGATGTTGTTTAGTTTAATTAGTGCAAATGATGATTTTATAGACTCATATTATAGCAGTATAGGGGAAAGGCTTTCAGAATGGATACCAGTTGGAGAAAATGAAAAAGCTACATTAAATATTTTTATTGATGAAAACGGGGCTTTTGATTATGAATTTATTAAAAAGGCAAATTCAGAAGAATTTAACAATAGTTTAAAAAATTTTTTAGAGAAACAAAAAAAAATAAAATATCCAGTTTATAAAAATAAAAAAATAAAAATAAAAACTGATTTCGAAAGCGAAAAAAAATAG
- a CDS encoding glycoside hydrolase family protein has translation MNYELLEKSIKKSENISLKPYLCPKGHLTIGWGRNLKLNGISKSEADLLLRNDILNIKLELEDKLPIFKKLDDIRQNVLLEMAFNMGVPNLLEFKNTIKYLQNNDFQSASEEMLNSKWHKDFINYDMQDNKRGNSGLLRSEYLSKVMREGKY, from the coding sequence ATGAATTATGAATTATTAGAAAAATCAATTAAAAAAAGTGAAAACATAAGTTTAAAACCCTACTTATGCCCAAAAGGTCATTTAACTATTGGTTGGGGTAGAAATTTAAAACTTAATGGAATTTCAAAAAGTGAAGCAGATTTATTATTAAGAAATGACATTTTAAATATTAAATTGGAATTAGAAGACAAACTTCCAATATTTAAAAAATTAGATGATATTAGACAAAATGTTCTTTTAGAAATGGCTTTTAATATGGGTGTTCCAAACTTATTGGAATTTAAAAATACTATTAAATATTTACAAAATAACGACTTTCAAAGTGCTTCGGAAGAAATGCTAAATTCAAAATGGCATAAAGATTTTATTAACTACGATATGCAAGATAATAAAAGAGGTAATTCAGGACTTTTAAGAAGTGAATATTTATCAAAAGTAATGAGAGAAGGAAAATATTAA
- a CDS encoding tyrosine-type recombinase/integrase codes for MRYDLDFKSNFNDTLLFWIERFVRNKLTTLSNRQVTDKEKLASIIQQLVKGTKSIDELATIVKEARNIGLAGVNTYFNPLLKLYNFIVTLGLASMKEIDEELLSDFLASETSSLSDASKKNHRIALLSLFSYIDKQNQNEDGSSYLFKIELKNWGGLSGKSGTKLPSFMNKDEIDRFLNAIDTFEFSNNTSYRNRLILKIIIYTGVRVSEILNLKIKDIFKEDNVYLLQIRGKGNKPRVVMIKSLIIENDLRNWLDMRICNSDLLVCNQKGERLTQAYISRIVENILISAGIRKEKNGAHMLRHSFATLLYAKHHDLILVQEALGHADINTSRIYTHFDKERLRKTTEIF; via the coding sequence ATGAGATATGATTTAGATTTTAAGAGTAACTTTAACGATACATTATTATTTTGGATTGAAAGATTTGTTAGAAATAAACTTACAACATTATCAAACAGACAAGTTACAGATAAAGAAAAATTAGCTTCAATAATTCAACAATTAGTAAAAGGAACTAAATCTATTGATGAATTAGCTACTATTGTTAAAGAAGCAAGAAATATAGGTTTAGCAGGAGTTAATACATATTTTAATCCCCTATTAAAACTATACAATTTTATTGTTACTCTTGGACTTGCTTCAATGAAAGAAATAGATGAAGAATTACTTAGTGATTTTTTAGCTAGTGAGACAAGTTCTTTATCTGATGCTTCTAAAAAAAACCATAGAATTGCCCTATTATCACTATTTTCATATATAGATAAACAAAATCAAAATGAAGATGGAAGTTCATATTTATTTAAAATTGAACTAAAAAATTGGGGAGGTTTAAGTGGAAAAAGTGGTACAAAACTACCCTCTTTTATGAATAAAGATGAAATTGATAGATTTTTAAATGCAATTGATACTTTTGAGTTTTCAAACAATACTTCTTATAGGAATAGATTAATATTAAAAATTATAATATATACTGGAGTTAGGGTTAGTGAAATCCTAAATTTAAAAATAAAAGATATATTTAAAGAAGATAATGTTTATTTACTTCAAATAAGAGGAAAAGGTAATAAACCAAGAGTTGTAATGATAAAAAGCTTAATTATTGAAAATGATTTAAGAAATTGGTTAGATATGAGAATTTGCAATAGTGATTTGTTAGTTTGTAATCAAAAAGGTGAAAGATTAACTCAAGCATACATAAGTAGAATTGTTGAAAACATTTTAATAAGTGCAGGAATAAGAAAAGAAAAAAATGGTGCACATATGTTAAGACATAGTTTTGCAACCCTACTTTATGCAAAACATCATGATTTAATACTTGTTCAAGAAGCTCTAGGTCATGCAGATATTAACACATCTAGAATTTATACACACTTTGATAAAGAAAGATTACGTAAAACTACAGAGATATTTTAA